A DNA window from Pithys albifrons albifrons isolate INPA30051 chromosome 7, PitAlb_v1, whole genome shotgun sequence contains the following coding sequences:
- the NME8 gene encoding thioredoxin domain-containing protein 3 produces MASKKKKEIPLQDIITSQNQWDEMLQKNGIVVIDVYQAWCGPCKAVTGVLRKLKTDFSEDNVLHFAVAEADRIETLKPFRNNCEPVFLFSVNGKIIDIVRGVNAPLIVQKVTELVQEERQIAAGEKERSELVELVFLEENSSEETVGEAADEEEILRYSVGIIKPNDVLEGRVEEIKQKIRHAGFDIKAAEEKMLTEEQIRVFYARNKEKPDFEDFVQFMMSGPCHVLVITKKKETDTIPHWKELHEEHSAPDEPEPDKPESVGGLEEAESLVSLCDVQDSVEDASRQLGFFFPNFHISKKDQQVEKTLAIIRPTLLKERRKSIMQRIHDDGFKIAMQKEIILSEDQVRAFYKEHVNEDYFPVLLEQMTSGPTLVLALTRENAVAHWRSLLGPKVLEEACKENPDSLRAQYAVDNVPINQLHGSSTLDDAQKELEFFFPQEQTFALIKPDAAKNYKDDIMKKVKDAGFNISRIKEESLSREMAAQFYKDHEGKPFYEQLVSCMTEGPSVIMVLSKENAVEEWRKLMGPTDPEEAKKTSPQSIRAQFAHDILSNAVHGSSNVEHALKSIQFAFGEINTD; encoded by the exons ATGGCAagcaagaagaagaaggaaatcCCATTGCAG gATATAATAACCAGTCAAAACCAGTGGGATGAAATGCTGCAGAAGAATGGTATAGTAG TAATAGATGTGTATCAGGCTTGGTGTGGTCCTTGCAAAGCTGTGACAGGTGTACTCAGAAAACTGAAGACTGATTTTAGTGAAGATAATGTGTTACATTTTGCTGTG GCAGAAGCTGATAGAATTGAAACTCTGAAACCATTTAGGAATAACTGTGAacctgtgtttcttttttctgtt aATGGCAAAATTATTGACATAGTGAGAGGTGTAAATGCTCCTCTTATAGTTCAGAAAGTAACAGAGCTAGTGCAAGAAGAGAGGCAAATTGCAGCTGGAGAGAAGGAACGCTCTGAG CTAGTTGAACTTGTTTTTCTGGAAGAGAATTCATCAGAAGAGACTGTTGGGGAGGCTGCAGATGAGG aagaaatactCAGATATTCTGTTGGAATTATAAAACCTAATGATGTCTTAGAGGGACGTGtagaagaaattaaacaaaag ATTAGACATGCAGGATTTGACATTaaagcagcagaggagaaaatgcTAACTGAAGAGCAAATCAGAGTGTTCTATGCCCGGaataaagaaaag CCTGACTTTGAAGACTTTGTTCAATTCATGATGAGTGGACCATGCCATGTTTTGGTAATCactaagaaaaaggaaactgaTACTATTCCTCACTGGAAAGAACTACATGAAGAACATAGTGCACCTGATGAGCCTGAGCCTGATAAGCCAGAGAG TGTGGGAGGACTTGAGGAAGCTGAGAGTCTGGTAAGTTTATGTGATGTGCAAGACAGTGTTGAAGATGCCAGCAGACAACTTGGCTTCTTTTTCCCAAATTTTCATATCAGTAAGAAAGACCAACAAGTTGAAAAGACTTTGGCCATAATTAGACCTACGCTCTTAAAGGAAAGACGAA AGTCTATCATGCAAAGAATACATGATGATGGCTTCAAAATagcaatgcagaaagaaataatcTTATCTGAAGATCAAGTACGTGCATTTTACAAAGAGCATGTAAATGAAGACTACTTCCCAGTCCTTCTAGAGCAAATGACAAG TGGTCCAACTCTTGTATTGGCTCTCACACGAGAAAATGCTGTAGCACACTGGAGAAGTTTATTAGGCCCAAAGGTTCTTGAAGAGGCTTGCAAAGAAAATCCAGACAG TTTGCGTGCACAGTATGCAGTTGACAACGTACCTATTAACCAGCTGCACGGCAGTTCTACACTTGATGATGCTCAGAAGGAATTAGAGTTCTTCTTCCCTCAGGAACAAACTTTTGCATTAATCAAACCTGATGCTGCTAAGAATTATAAAG ATGACATTATGAAAAAAGTTAAAGATGCTGGATTTAACATCTCAAGGATAAAAGAAGAATCTTTAAGTCGTGAAATGGCTGCACAGTTTTACAAGGATCATGAAGGAAAACCCTTTTATGAACAATTAGTGTCTTGTATGACTGA GGGTCCATCAGTGATAATGGTCTTatcaaaagaaaatgctgtggaAGAGTGGAGGAAACTAATGGGCCCAACTGATCCAGAAGAGGCAAAAAAGACATCTCCTCAATCAATTCGAGCTCAGTTTGCACATGATATTTTGTCTAATGCTGTTCATGGATCATCTAATGTAGAACATGCACTGAAAAGTATTCAGTTTGCTTTTGGAGAGATTAATACGGATTAA
- the SFRP4 gene encoding secreted frizzled-related protein 4 has protein sequence MLRALVAVSLWLRVSPRAQGAPCEAVRIPMCRSMPWNITRMPNHLHHSTQENAVLAIEQYEELVATGCSPVLSFFLCAMYAPICTLEFLYDPIKPCRSVCQRARDGCEPIMRRYNHSWPESLACDDLPVYDRGVCISPEAIVTDLPEDVKWTDFTQGMMVPDRPLEPDCRSRGQERCRCKKTKPTLSNYLAKNYSYIIHAKVKSVERGNCNEVTTVVEVKDILKSSMPIPLSQVPLLTNSSCQCPPLQPRQDVLIMCYEWRSRLMLLDGCLVEKWKDQLNRRFKRWEQRLQEQKRRTARSKNQNSGRSGQSGAVKPSTKNTNPLISGPKKGTKIRSSQKEINPKRV, from the exons atgctgcGCGCCTTGGTGGCCGTGTCCCTGTGGCTGCGGGTGAGCCCGCGGGCGCAGGGAGCGCCGTGCGAGGCGGTGCGCATCCCCATGTGCCGCTCCATGCCCTGGAACATCACCCGCATGCCCAACCACCTCCACCACAGCACCCAGGAAAACGCCGTCCTCGCCATCGAACAGTACGAGGAACTGGTGGCCACAGGTTGCAGCCCCGTCCTGTCCTTCTTCCTCTGCGCCATGTACGCTCCCATCTGCACCCTGGAGTTCCTCTACGACCCCATCAAGCCGTGCCGCTCCGTCTGCCAGCGTGCCCGCGACGGCTGCGAGCCCATCATGCGCCGCTACAACCACAGCTGGCCAGAGAGTCTGGCCTGCGACGACCTCCCCGTCTACGACCGCGGCGTCTGCATCTCGCCAGAGGCCATCGTCACCGACCTGCCGGAGG ATGTGAAGTGGACAGACTTCACACAGGGCATGATGGTGCCAGACAGACCCCTGGAGCCCGACTGCAGGAGCCGCGGCCAGG AGCGGTGCAGGTGCAAAAAGACAAAGCCTACGCTGTCAAACTACCTGGCCAAGAACTACAGCTACA TCATTCACGCTAAAGTAAAAAGTGTAGAAAGAGGAAACTGCAATGAGGTAACGACTGTGGTTGAAGTCAAAGACATACTTAAGTCTTCAATGCCAATTCCTCTGTCCCAAGTGCCTCTTCTTACAAATTCTTCCTGCCAGTGTCCACCTCTTCAACCAAGGCAGGATGTTCTCATCATGTGCTATGAATGGCGCTCAAG GTTGATGCTTCTTGATGGATGTCTAGTTGAAAAATGGAAGGATCAACTAAACAGAAGATTTAAG AGGTGGGAGCAGAGACTGCAAGAACAAAAGCGGCGAACTGCCCGCAGCAAGAACCAGAATTCAGGACGTAGTGGTCAGAGTGGAGCCGTGAAACCATCAACCAAGAATACCAACCCACTGATCAGTGGCCCCAAAAAAGGCACTAAAATAAGAAGCAGCCAGAAAGAGATCAACCCTAAAAGAGTATGA